The proteins below come from a single Zea mays cultivar B73 chromosome 8, Zm-B73-REFERENCE-NAM-5.0, whole genome shotgun sequence genomic window:
- the mbd101 gene encoding methyl-binding domain protein 101, which translates to MTTGSTPGSAPSQRKRNSTKDSVALYAVQCYKCYKWSTVPKEEFETLRENFTKDPWFCSRRPDSSCEDDADIEYDSSRIWVLDKPNIPKPPPETERLVVMRGDYSKMDTYYVMPNGKRARCAGDVDKFLEANPEYKDRISASDFSFAPPKVVEETVSHNPAWQAAKAKKQEKAEAQK; encoded by the coding sequence AGAAAACGAAATTCTACCAAGGATTCCGTTGCCCTGTACGCGGTGCAATGCTATAAGTGCTACAAATGGAGtacggttccaaaagaagaatttGAGACGCTTCGTGAAAACTTCACTAAGGATCCATGGTTCTGCAGCAGACGACCAGACAGCTCTTGTGAAGACGATGCTGACATTGAGTACGACAGCAGCCGCATTTGGGTTTTGGACAAGCCCAACATACCAAAGCCTCCACCAGAGACGGAGAGGCTAGTGGTTATGAGGGGCGACTACAGCAAAATGGACACATATTATGTCATGCCCAATGGGAAGCGTGCAAGGTGTGCTGGTGATGTGGATAAGTTTCTGGAGGCAAATCCGGAGTACAAAGACCGCATATCTGCTTCGGATTTCAGCTTTGCGCCACCCAAGGTTGTTGAGGAGACTGTTTCTCACAACCCTGCCTGGCAAGCTGCCAAGGCCAAGAAGCAGGAGAAGGCAGAGGCACAAAAGTGA